The nucleotide window GGGGGGCGGGTCCTCATGGGTTTCATGCGCCGAATCGATCGCAATGTGAAGGTCAGACCGCTCGAAGACCTGGCCTCGCTCCAGTCGGTGAAGGACGCAGCCGCGGCGTGAGCAGCCCGGTTTCATCGACGAGGGCAACTTGCCTAGAATCTTTCAAGACCTTATGCTGCCCTGTTACTTGTCCGAGGCGATGCGGAAAGCGACCGCAGCGAAGCATCCGGCCAGGGCCAGAAAATCGCGTTTGGAGAGCGGCCGCTAGCGGCGCTGTCTAGGAGGAACTAGAGCACGATGGCTTCAGACATCGAAACCAAGGTTCGCGAGAAAATCAGCGAGCAGCTCGGTGTGGCAGCCGATGAGGTCAAGCCGGATTCGTCGTTTATCGAGGATCTCGGGGCAGACTCGCTCGATATTGTCGAGCTGGTGATGGCGTTGGA belongs to Candidatus Binataceae bacterium and includes:
- the acpP gene encoding acyl carrier protein; amino-acid sequence: MASDIETKVREKISEQLGVAADEVKPDSSFIEDLGADSLDIVELVMALEEEFNVEISDEDAEKIRTVKDVVNYIEAHKS